One segment of Variovorax sp. PAMC28562 DNA contains the following:
- a CDS encoding oligosaccharide flippase family protein: MASRAVGAGVWTVGTRLATKLIDLAMLLCLARFLGPAEFGLVAVAMAVVVVIEALFELPMAAALIRAPVLVADMLHTAFTLSLLRGLVIAALLLVISWPLAVFNEEPRLTALLAVLALAPALRGLVSPRMVEYARAFNFRPDAMLELVGKAAAFIIAVAIAFNTRSYWAIAAATVCGPLVTTFISYFIAPLRPRFTLTHWKDFSSLIGWNFIAQLGSALNWQIDRLLLPRLITTAAFGQYAMGKQISELPIQALVQPLARPSMAALASAAESRGSRYLQLSHGIAFVIAPVLGLMLVWPEVLVRVTLGESWLPASEWMRWISASSVLGLPAILLGPLAMTLDRTRWLAARTLIELLVRLPLVWMGALRFGIPGAIAGSAIATAIGTFTALFMVRRLSGAGVIAQLGTLLRPLLAVLLAGSLLWLTKPVALGASSLPQLLVAAVPIGIVYLVVYGTCAMLAWQWAGRPAGLEQHLLELIRSKIMPRPSQDATRSVLGQVKTK; the protein is encoded by the coding sequence ATGGCGAGCCGTGCCGTCGGGGCGGGCGTGTGGACCGTGGGTACGCGTCTGGCCACGAAGTTGATTGATCTGGCAATGCTGCTGTGCCTCGCTCGGTTCTTGGGGCCGGCTGAATTCGGTTTGGTCGCGGTGGCGATGGCTGTGGTCGTTGTCATAGAAGCCTTGTTCGAGCTGCCGATGGCAGCCGCGTTGATTCGTGCGCCTGTTCTGGTTGCAGACATGTTGCACACCGCTTTCACGCTGAGCCTGCTTCGCGGGCTGGTTATCGCCGCTCTGCTGCTTGTTATTTCCTGGCCGTTGGCAGTGTTCAACGAAGAGCCTCGACTGACAGCTTTGCTGGCAGTACTCGCGCTGGCCCCGGCGTTGCGCGGGTTGGTCAGCCCGCGAATGGTGGAATACGCGCGCGCCTTCAACTTTCGCCCCGACGCGATGCTGGAGCTGGTGGGCAAGGCCGCGGCTTTCATCATCGCGGTCGCCATCGCTTTCAATACGCGGAGCTATTGGGCGATTGCTGCTGCGACCGTGTGCGGACCGCTAGTTACAACGTTTATCTCGTATTTCATAGCACCGTTGCGACCGCGTTTTACGCTGACGCATTGGAAGGATTTTTCGAGCCTGATCGGCTGGAATTTCATAGCCCAGTTGGGCTCGGCTCTGAACTGGCAGATCGATCGGCTCCTTCTTCCAAGACTGATTACGACCGCGGCGTTTGGGCAATACGCCATGGGCAAGCAGATATCGGAGCTTCCGATTCAGGCGCTCGTTCAGCCATTGGCTCGTCCTAGTATGGCGGCATTGGCGTCGGCCGCCGAAAGTCGAGGTTCGCGCTACCTGCAGTTGTCTCATGGGATCGCATTCGTCATTGCACCGGTACTGGGGTTGATGCTGGTGTGGCCAGAAGTGCTTGTTCGCGTCACATTGGGAGAGAGCTGGTTGCCAGCTTCGGAGTGGATGCGCTGGATCAGCGCATCGTCGGTGCTGGGGCTACCCGCCATTCTGTTGGGGCCGCTTGCGATGACGCTGGACCGCACGCGCTGGTTGGCTGCACGGACACTCATTGAATTGCTGGTCAGGCTGCCTCTGGTATGGATGGGCGCTTTACGATTCGGGATTCCGGGCGCTATCGCCGGCAGTGCAATCGCGACTGCCATCGGTACTTTTACGGCGCTATTTATGGTGCGGCGTCTGAGCGGTGCAGGGGTGATCGCTCAACTGGGGACGCTCTTACGGCCGCTGTTGGCGGTATTGTTGGCTGGCAGCCTGCTGTGGCTGACAAAGCCCGTCGCGCTGGGCGCTTCAAGCCTGCCACAGCTGTTGGTAGCTGCCGTACCGATCGGCATCGTTTATCTGGTTGTCTACGGAACGTGTGCAATGCTTGCATGGCAATGGGCAGGGCGGCCGGCAGGACTCGAACAACACTTGCTCGAGCTTATCCGCAGCAAGATCATGCCGAGGCCGAGTCAAGATGCCACTAGGTCTGTGCTCGGACAAGTCAAAACAAAATGA
- a CDS encoding glycosyltransferase family 2 protein: MNSEIVPLKIAIAIATAGRREVIAETIDLLAKQSRIADELLICPARDEDLDMACLQDYPGKVRVLRGPVGSSAQRNVLLDATAADIVIFFDDDFLPANDYVEEVELLFTEHPTVVVTTGKVLADGIIGPGLGHADGLIILKASEPNSETTTLVSAYNGYGCNMAVRMQAVRNNRIRFDERLPLYAWLEDVDFSRQLASYGEIVQAARLRGVHLGTKRSGRSPGRRLGYSQVANPLYLARKGTMHWPRALKQIARNLLANAFRSFSPEPWVDRRGRLHGNMRALRDLVGGGICPERAASP, encoded by the coding sequence ATGAACTCAGAGATTGTCCCCCTGAAAATTGCCATTGCTATTGCCACTGCAGGACGGAGGGAAGTGATCGCGGAAACGATCGATCTCCTGGCCAAACAGTCGCGCATCGCTGACGAGCTGTTAATTTGTCCTGCGCGGGACGAAGATCTCGATATGGCCTGCTTGCAGGATTACCCTGGAAAGGTTCGCGTCTTGCGCGGGCCGGTGGGCTCTTCTGCTCAGCGAAACGTGCTGCTCGACGCCACGGCAGCCGACATTGTGATTTTCTTCGACGATGATTTTTTGCCTGCAAACGACTACGTTGAAGAGGTTGAACTGTTGTTCACCGAGCATCCGACTGTCGTGGTGACGACAGGCAAAGTTCTGGCGGATGGAATCATCGGTCCTGGCCTTGGGCATGCAGATGGCTTGATCATCCTCAAAGCATCCGAGCCAAACAGCGAGACAACAACTTTGGTGTCGGCGTACAACGGATACGGATGCAACATGGCTGTTCGAATGCAGGCCGTGCGAAATAATCGAATTCGCTTTGATGAACGGTTGCCGCTCTACGCATGGCTCGAGGACGTGGATTTCTCAAGGCAGCTCGCGTCATACGGGGAAATCGTTCAAGCGGCGCGCCTTCGGGGTGTTCATCTTGGTACCAAGCGATCGGGCCGCAGCCCCGGACGACGTCTGGGCTATTCCCAGGTAGCGAACCCTTTGTATCTCGCGCGCAAGGGCACCATGCACTGGCCTCGCGCGCTGAAGCAGATTGCAAGAAATCTGCTCGCCAATGCTTTCCGGAGCTTTTCTCCTGAGCCATGGGTTGATAGGCGCGGACGTTTGCATGGAAACATGCGAGCGCTCCGCGATTTGGTCGGAGGGGGAATTTGTCCGGAAAGAGCCGCGAGTCCGTAG
- a CDS encoding glycosyltransferase, whose amino-acid sequence MSTTATNGDGHIGRINAPGPDRDLTAIKTFNRPSAYVHLDYGRGPDTWAKAYQKGIVFEEQPYGYHWAQTWVNLNYSADAPEPKAVSLLRRGFKFLFGFDLIHAFRNRRCADSADVIWTHTESEYLADALLMKLHLMKRIPLVGQSIWLWDKWSKWSPLRKRFHHWLFEEVTVPTTHSALNSKLGTEVLGRTVIKVPFGIEPTFEVPVSQPRPDGRLRVVAPGNDRHRDWDTLKKVARDNSDIEIVVLSKRRRASRLISADVPNFVVRSAVGIKDLIAAYDAADVVAVPLLGNLHASGITVAMEGINAGRPVVLTRTGGIEDYLGGTAHYAEPGDAIGLATAIRAAAVVGQDRDLQIARRSHLTNAGLMIKDFGSRHVLLTRLALGISTPEEDIAISCFAPVVLQH is encoded by the coding sequence ATGAGTACGACGGCCACTAACGGAGACGGTCACATTGGACGGATAAATGCACCAGGACCCGATCGAGATTTAACTGCCATTAAGACGTTTAATCGTCCGTCGGCCTATGTCCATCTTGACTACGGACGCGGTCCGGACACATGGGCGAAGGCGTACCAAAAAGGCATTGTGTTTGAGGAACAACCGTATGGGTATCACTGGGCTCAGACTTGGGTCAACCTCAATTATTCTGCCGATGCTCCAGAGCCAAAGGCGGTGTCCTTGCTTCGTCGCGGTTTCAAGTTTTTGTTTGGCTTCGATCTGATACACGCATTTCGCAATCGCAGATGTGCCGACTCGGCCGATGTCATATGGACCCACACGGAGAGTGAGTATCTTGCAGACGCTTTGCTGATGAAGTTACACCTGATGAAGCGGATTCCGCTCGTTGGACAGAGTATTTGGCTATGGGACAAATGGTCGAAATGGAGCCCTTTGCGCAAACGCTTCCATCATTGGCTGTTCGAAGAGGTGACCGTACCGACAACTCACAGCGCATTGAACTCGAAACTTGGTACCGAAGTGCTGGGGCGCACAGTCATTAAAGTTCCCTTTGGTATCGAGCCGACATTTGAGGTACCAGTTTCGCAACCTCGGCCTGACGGCAGGTTGCGAGTGGTTGCACCGGGGAACGACCGGCATAGAGACTGGGACACACTAAAGAAAGTCGCCCGCGACAATTCGGATATAGAGATCGTCGTGCTCTCTAAGCGTCGACGGGCAAGTCGATTGATATCCGCTGACGTTCCAAACTTCGTCGTGCGCAGCGCTGTCGGCATCAAGGATCTCATAGCCGCCTACGATGCCGCAGATGTCGTTGCGGTTCCGCTCCTAGGCAACCTGCACGCTTCCGGAATTACCGTGGCAATGGAAGGCATCAACGCTGGCCGTCCTGTGGTGCTAACCCGTACCGGCGGTATTGAAGATTACCTTGGGGGCACGGCTCATTATGCAGAGCCGGGCGATGCGATCGGCTTGGCGACTGCTATTCGGGCCGCTGCAGTGGTTGGCCAGGACCGCGACCTTCAAATTGCAAGGCGATCCCATCTGACAAATGCCGGCTTAATGATCAAAGATTTTGGCTCGCGCCATGTGTTGCTCACGCGGCTCGCTTTAGGCATCAGCACCCCTGAAGAAGATATCGCAATCTCTTGTTTCGCACCTGTCGTTCTCCAACATTGA
- a CDS encoding glycosyltransferase family 4 protein, whose amino-acid sequence MPLGLCSDKSKQNEVLKSMSRSLNDTGAKGAAVTRLAINGKFLQPKTSRSGVNRVARELLRALDKALADDPVLAAAVSCRVIMSAGQYGDLPLSHIRVELNDGSSEMGSFMRKLNGAFWEQLVLPRRIKGDTLINFCNTGPVLHKDAFTMVHDAQIYLSPESYSFAFRTWYRLVLPWLGKRNTALLTVSQFSREQLDHFRVATSARIRVIHNGCDHVLRLVPDSTKVAAFKLAGSCYVIALANVQPHKNIQVLLKAFGSPALRDVTLALFGSATREDFESQGHIVPPNVKFLGFVSDEQLVGLLEQAKALAFPSTTEGFGLPPLEAMALGCPAILSPCGALPEVCGDAALWADSLDPVQWEQQIVRLCNDSLLRAEMQRRGRAHAAQFTWEKAAHRLLKIVMGKPGPIAR is encoded by the coding sequence ATGCCACTAGGTCTGTGCTCGGACAAGTCAAAACAAAATGAAGTCCTGAAATCGATGTCAAGAAGTCTCAATGACACAGGCGCCAAGGGCGCTGCCGTAACAAGACTTGCCATCAACGGCAAGTTCCTGCAGCCGAAAACCAGTCGATCCGGAGTCAACCGTGTAGCTCGCGAACTCCTGCGGGCCCTGGACAAAGCACTTGCGGACGATCCCGTGCTTGCGGCTGCTGTGTCGTGCCGTGTGATCATGTCTGCGGGGCAGTACGGCGACCTTCCGCTTTCGCATATTCGAGTGGAATTGAACGATGGGTCCAGCGAAATGGGCTCTTTTATGCGCAAGCTGAATGGGGCGTTTTGGGAGCAACTCGTTTTGCCCCGGCGCATCAAAGGCGACACCTTGATCAACTTTTGCAACACGGGGCCGGTGCTTCACAAAGATGCGTTCACCATGGTTCATGATGCACAGATATACCTATCGCCCGAGTCGTACTCCTTTGCTTTTCGCACTTGGTATCGACTAGTGTTGCCCTGGCTGGGGAAACGCAATACGGCATTACTCACTGTGTCGCAGTTTTCGCGGGAGCAACTGGACCATTTCAGGGTCGCTACCTCGGCACGTATTCGGGTAATACACAACGGCTGCGACCATGTGCTTCGGCTTGTTCCTGATTCGACGAAAGTAGCGGCCTTCAAGTTGGCGGGAAGCTGCTATGTCATAGCACTCGCCAACGTCCAGCCTCATAAAAATATTCAGGTTCTCCTGAAGGCTTTTGGATCACCAGCGTTACGTGACGTCACTCTTGCCCTGTTTGGTTCGGCGACACGTGAGGACTTTGAGAGTCAAGGTCACATTGTTCCCCCCAACGTCAAATTTCTCGGATTTGTCAGCGACGAGCAATTGGTTGGGCTGCTGGAGCAGGCCAAGGCGTTGGCCTTTCCCTCCACGACGGAAGGCTTCGGTCTGCCACCGCTGGAGGCGATGGCACTGGGGTGTCCGGCAATCCTTTCGCCCTGCGGCGCACTACCCGAAGTGTGCGGCGATGCTGCACTGTGGGCCGATTCGCTGGACCCGGTGCAATGGGAGCAGCAGATTGTCCGCCTGTGCAACGACAGCCTGCTGCGCGCCGAGATGCAGCGACGTGGACGAGCGCACGCTGCTCAGTTCACATGGGAAAAGGCGGCACATCGGTTGCTCAAAATAGTGATGGGTAAACCCGGGCCGATTGCGCGCTGA
- a CDS encoding glycosyltransferase family 2 protein, with product MRANANEHIVVGIATAGRRDVLEKMLWQLTLQRKLPDRVIICPATDHDFDESIISKLPYPIEVVRGARGLCAQRNLILKKISHDDLVVFFDDDFYPAVDFLEKTISCFSASPDFVAMTGVVIVDGALGPGIEHDEALRILSSHSECTDLTPDTIYNVYGCNMAFRASIIRDSSAAFDENLPLYSWLEDVDFSRSMSSKGAIGQSRSLRGVHLATKRGRTSGVRFGYSQIANPIYMAKKGTFAWSRAFFQMGRNVTANLARCVNPEPWVDRRGRLKGNLVAVSDLFRGRLHPRRVLEIS from the coding sequence ATGAGAGCCAATGCCAACGAGCATATTGTTGTCGGCATCGCTACTGCCGGCCGGCGAGATGTACTCGAAAAAATGCTCTGGCAATTGACTCTGCAGCGCAAACTTCCTGACCGCGTAATTATTTGCCCCGCCACAGATCACGATTTCGATGAATCGATCATCTCGAAGTTGCCCTATCCAATCGAAGTCGTGCGCGGCGCGCGCGGACTTTGTGCTCAGCGAAACCTGATACTCAAGAAAATCTCCCACGATGATCTAGTTGTCTTTTTTGACGATGATTTTTATCCAGCGGTAGATTTTCTAGAAAAGACAATCAGCTGTTTTTCGGCCTCGCCAGATTTTGTAGCAATGACAGGGGTAGTCATCGTGGATGGGGCTTTGGGCCCTGGTATAGAGCACGATGAAGCGCTGAGAATTTTGAGTTCACACAGTGAATGCACTGATCTCACACCAGATACCATTTACAACGTCTACGGTTGCAATATGGCATTTCGCGCATCAATTATTCGAGATTCGAGCGCGGCGTTCGACGAGAATCTACCGCTCTATTCATGGCTGGAAGACGTTGATTTTTCAAGATCAATGTCTTCCAAGGGTGCCATAGGTCAGAGCCGATCGCTTAGAGGTGTGCATTTGGCCACCAAGCGCGGCCGAACCTCAGGAGTGCGCTTTGGCTACTCGCAGATAGCCAATCCCATATATATGGCAAAAAAGGGAACGTTCGCGTGGTCACGCGCTTTCTTTCAAATGGGTCGCAATGTGACTGCCAATCTGGCGCGTTGCGTGAATCCGGAACCCTGGGTTGATCGTCGGGGTCGGCTTAAAGGAAACCTAGTCGCTGTCAGCGATTTATTTAGAGGCCGACTCCATCCGCGGAGAGTCTTGGAAATTAGCTGA
- a CDS encoding glycosyltransferase has protein sequence MRIAIVSKIPMFPTTGGNRARILTLVQALHAMGCEVFFILIPSRQLAVFDEEKHVELLGAHRFVILEFTLLARIRDFAKKAFYSIHYKLYKKVKRKTALRNSPDYLFEREITSSINDLFEIWQPRAVVIVYVHFSAVLDSLNSSIYKIIDTQDAFFNEFTAEAESKGLNRADKIIAIQDKEANYFRSILPRANGDKVATIGHITISSERAVLRQNCAASFVGSLFEANIISIFYFVNDVLPAILKEVPDFRLYVGGSICDVLQGKEGVIPLGKVDRLLDLFEKGPILINPIRDGTGLKIKLIDAMALGLPVISTVRGVEGLPDDMVQCVEVIDDDDAAAFAAAVIKMCLDENSRAKKGAQAFECSKFWNERQRGGLRTILEEVKRISA, from the coding sequence ATGCGCATTGCGATCGTCTCCAAAATTCCGATGTTCCCCACCACCGGCGGGAATCGGGCGAGAATTCTTACTCTTGTGCAAGCGCTCCATGCAATGGGCTGCGAGGTGTTTTTCATACTCATTCCATCTCGGCAGCTTGCTGTATTCGATGAAGAAAAGCATGTTGAGCTGTTAGGGGCACACAGATTCGTAATACTTGAATTTACACTGCTGGCTCGAATTAGAGACTTCGCAAAAAAAGCTTTTTACTCGATTCACTACAAACTGTATAAGAAAGTAAAAAGAAAAACCGCGCTACGAAATAGCCCGGATTATTTGTTCGAGCGAGAAATTACAAGCTCCATCAACGATCTTTTTGAAATTTGGCAGCCTCGGGCAGTAGTAATCGTCTATGTCCACTTTTCTGCGGTATTGGACTCGCTGAACTCGTCTATATACAAAATTATAGATACGCAAGATGCGTTCTTTAATGAATTCACGGCTGAAGCAGAATCGAAAGGCTTGAATCGCGCAGACAAAATTATCGCCATTCAGGATAAAGAAGCCAATTACTTTAGGTCGATACTTCCGCGTGCGAACGGGGACAAGGTGGCGACAATTGGTCACATCACTATTTCCTCCGAACGGGCCGTCCTTAGGCAAAATTGCGCTGCTTCATTTGTCGGATCGTTATTCGAAGCAAACATAATTTCGATCTTCTATTTTGTCAATGATGTTCTGCCAGCAATCTTGAAAGAAGTTCCAGACTTCAGGTTGTATGTCGGTGGGTCTATATGCGACGTCCTCCAGGGAAAAGAAGGTGTGATCCCTTTAGGCAAGGTGGACAGGCTTCTTGATTTGTTCGAAAAAGGACCAATCTTGATAAATCCTATTCGGGATGGCACCGGTCTGAAGATTAAGTTAATTGACGCTATGGCACTGGGTTTACCGGTAATTAGTACCGTCCGCGGAGTCGAAGGATTACCAGACGACATGGTTCAATGCGTGGAGGTCATCGATGATGACGACGCGGCGGCATTTGCAGCGGCCGTCATCAAAATGTGTTTAGATGAGAACTCTAGAGCTAAAAAGGGCGCCCAAGCCTTTGAATGCTCTAAGTTCTGGAATGAACGGCAACGCGGCGGTCTCCGCACGATTCTCGAAGAGGTTAAGAGGATTTCAGCATAG
- a CDS encoding polysaccharide biosynthesis tyrosine autokinase has translation MMMVDADDAPRLSAYSDILLDHKWLISGVVAFALLVGLVYVTLATPIYRANLLIQIEDSAPDSKSFLNETTGLFEVKTPLTGELQVLGSRMVLNAAADQADLQISAQPRYLPIVGAWLARHDVGLSMPILGGYVTGAERIDVTRFNVPPSLEDTGPFIVTTQGGGRYTVRHEMLEAPLNGVLGQPLRYTLSDGVLDIQLSQLAGRPGAKFTVFVSSRDRAIEQLQGRLQLVEQGRQSNVIGVTLEDSNRLRLARVLDAIGEQYVRQNMARKSAEAEKTLAFLDAQLPTFENQLKTSEDAFARFRNQNGTIAFDEEAKVWLKKTADLQSSLLDLQQKRREAEPTFSDQSSKVQTLDKQIGAVQSELGSINTRIAGMPNIQRDALRLEREVRVNSALYQSMQNNALQMRLLKEGKIGNVRLLDKAAVSKIPVKPQKILVLAFALMLGILVGPAIALIRTRSRPGVHSPKDIELHTGLEVYAVVPHSPEQTLLDQGDNKATANNLLADIYPHSYPVETLRGLRVSLKIAMAEATNNRILVTGATPGIGKSFIASNFALLLAQTGKRVLLINADLRKREPRGIFGLKQEGGLSELLSGKLRMQESIHAQVRPNLDVLTTGQLPRMPADMLESKAFILALDMLSSRYDHLVIDTAPVLVAADAAAVAPACGVVLLVARADKTKLEELNESVRRLAQAGTPINGVLFNGMNFNRRYNGDYGYSHRIYHHAARQYAVQFNPKIL, from the coding sequence ATGATGATGGTCGACGCGGATGACGCGCCGCGCCTTTCGGCTTACAGCGACATCCTGCTCGACCACAAATGGCTGATCAGCGGAGTAGTCGCATTCGCTCTGCTCGTGGGCCTGGTCTATGTGACGCTGGCCACGCCGATCTACCGCGCCAACCTCCTGATCCAGATTGAAGACTCTGCGCCGGACAGCAAAAGCTTCTTGAACGAGACCACCGGGCTGTTCGAGGTCAAGACGCCGCTCACCGGCGAACTCCAGGTTCTTGGTTCTCGCATGGTGCTCAATGCGGCAGCCGATCAGGCAGACCTGCAAATCAGCGCCCAACCGCGCTATCTGCCCATAGTGGGCGCATGGCTCGCGCGCCACGATGTGGGTCTTTCGATGCCCATTCTTGGCGGCTATGTGACCGGAGCCGAGCGCATCGATGTGACTCGCTTCAATGTGCCTCCCTCGCTGGAAGACACCGGCCCTTTCATCGTCACCACGCAAGGTGGAGGCCGCTACACAGTGCGCCACGAAATGCTCGAAGCCCCGCTCAACGGCGTGCTCGGGCAGCCCCTGCGCTACACCTTGTCCGACGGCGTTCTCGATATTCAACTGAGCCAGCTGGCAGGCAGACCCGGTGCCAAGTTCACCGTCTTCGTGTCGTCACGTGATCGCGCCATCGAGCAGTTGCAGGGGCGTTTGCAGCTGGTGGAGCAGGGTCGGCAGTCGAATGTGATCGGCGTGACTCTCGAAGACAGCAACCGTCTGCGTCTGGCACGTGTGCTCGATGCGATTGGCGAGCAATACGTGCGACAGAACATGGCGCGGAAGTCCGCCGAAGCCGAAAAAACGCTCGCATTTCTCGATGCGCAACTCCCGACGTTTGAAAATCAGCTCAAGACTTCGGAGGACGCGTTCGCGCGCTTTCGAAATCAGAACGGAACGATCGCGTTCGATGAAGAAGCAAAAGTCTGGCTTAAAAAGACAGCTGATTTGCAGAGCAGTCTTTTAGACCTGCAACAAAAGCGCCGTGAAGCGGAGCCAACGTTTTCAGACCAGAGCAGCAAGGTTCAAACGTTAGACAAACAGATCGGTGCAGTACAAAGCGAACTAGGCTCCATCAACACGCGCATTGCAGGGATGCCGAATATCCAACGCGATGCATTGCGACTTGAACGTGAAGTGCGCGTTAACAGTGCACTCTATCAATCTATGCAAAATAATGCATTGCAAATGCGATTGCTGAAAGAAGGAAAAATCGGCAATGTGCGGCTACTCGACAAAGCCGCCGTATCCAAAATACCGGTTAAGCCGCAGAAGATCTTGGTATTGGCTTTCGCATTAATGTTGGGAATTTTGGTAGGACCTGCTATTGCTCTGATCCGTACGCGTTCGAGGCCCGGAGTTCATAGTCCAAAAGACATCGAACTTCACACCGGATTGGAAGTGTATGCCGTTGTTCCCCATAGCCCCGAGCAAACTCTTTTGGACCAAGGCGACAATAAAGCCACGGCAAATAATTTGTTGGCAGACATTTACCCTCACAGCTACCCGGTCGAAACATTGAGGGGGCTACGCGTCAGCCTCAAAATCGCGATGGCCGAAGCGACGAATAACCGAATTCTCGTTACCGGTGCAACACCGGGAATAGGCAAGAGCTTTATTGCCAGTAATTTTGCGCTTTTGCTAGCGCAGACTGGCAAGCGAGTGCTGTTGATCAACGCAGACCTTCGAAAACGTGAGCCGCGTGGAATATTTGGTCTTAAACAAGAAGGTGGTTTGTCAGAATTGCTGTCCGGGAAGCTCAGAATGCAAGAATCAATTCACGCCCAGGTTCGCCCCAACCTCGACGTATTGACTACCGGACAGCTGCCCCGCATGCCCGCCGACATGCTGGAGTCTAAGGCCTTCATTCTTGCCTTGGATATGCTCTCATCACGCTATGATCATTTGGTCATAGACACTGCTCCAGTGTTGGTAGCAGCTGACGCGGCCGCTGTGGCGCCTGCTTGCGGTGTAGTGTTACTCGTGGCTCGAGCCGATAAAACTAAATTGGAGGAGTTGAATGAAAGCGTGCGCCGACTCGCCCAGGCCGGCACGCCGATCAATGGTGTGTTGTTCAATGGAATGAACTTCAACCGAAGGTATAACGGAGACTACGGCTATAGCCACCGGATCTACCACCATGCTGCGCGCCAGTATGCCGTCCAATTTAATCCGAAAATTCTTTAG